In one window of Clavelina lepadiformis chromosome 4, kaClaLepa1.1, whole genome shotgun sequence DNA:
- the LOC143453122 gene encoding uncharacterized protein LOC143453122, whose translation MTGISSNVIRYAVMLAILLEISMNVNAGKCSSHRTSRKNQAARLHKLASNEVVVESTYMGELSGSHRFLIEQVWMKNNGSLKRFDEISVDPGSFASCYEQLKLRETYILMLVPIGSARNQLSAIEAPVSSRRRKHRHAVWNGLCSSDGGACPMRITVPPSTVFYEGWMKIIQCKVESSSPVTEVVWLKNGNNIDSHIYRSAGLYVDTSDKENSYIMIQSASHTHNGKYHCQARNADGQMARAETRIAVIGPQMDTYFTECKDTSYCFNGGICKQSIDETMEPICQCQPGFEGSRCGEMTDDITAGVAEPDQGSDPSNQHASNSGLNLAVVLLAAALVCVIVCSFLYVMKLKKKISGSDDDYTAVEQCCGREQGKVTTKVYTDSSNGTSVVRLTKTDASPVASRHSSAAASPSRNSNQLRTSLLLIDNEMSSPEGTDKMQSSPRNSSNKLSRSSSGRSRLSACSQ comes from the exons ATGACTGGAATAAGTTCCAACGTGATCCGTTATGCTGTGATGCTGGCAATCCTGCTCGAAATTTCAATGAATGTGAACGCAGGAAAGTGTTCGTCTCACAGAACGAGCCGGAAAAATCAGGCGGCTCGTCTTCACAAACTTGCTTCAAATGAAGTGGTGGTGGAATCGACATACATGGGAGAATTGAGCGGTAGCCACAG ATTCCTGATCGAACAGGTTTGGATGAAAAATAACGGAAGTCTGAAGCGGTTTGATGAGATTAGTGTTGATCCAGGGAGCTTCGCGTCGTGCTACGAGCAGCTCAAACTCCGAGAAACCTACATCCTCATGCTGGTCCCTATTGGGTCTGCAAGGAACCAGCTGAGCGCAATAGAAGCGCCAGTGTCGTCTAGGAGAAGAAAGCATCGACATGCGGTCTGGAATGGTCTTTGCTCCTCAGATGGAGGAGCGTGCCCGATGAGGATAACCGTTCCTCCCAGCACAGTCTTCTACGAAGGATGGATGAAAATCATCCAATGCAAGGTCGAATCCAGTTCTCCAGTAACGGAGGTCGTCTGGCTCAAAAACGGCAACAACATCGACAGTCACATTTATAGAAGCGCGGGCTTGTACGTCGATACAAGCGACAAAGAGAACAGTTATATCATGATCCAGTCCGCCAGTCACACTCACAATGGAAAGTATCATTGCCAAGCGAGAAACGCCGATGGCCAAATGGCCAGAGCTGAAACCAGAATCGCTGTTATCGGACCGCAAATGGACACTTACTTCACCGAATGCAAAGATACAAGTTACTGCTTTAACGGTGGCATCTGCAAACAGTCCATTGACGAAACAATGGAGCCAATCTGTCAGTGTCAGCCAGGCTTTGAGGGCTCAAGGTGTGGCGAAATGACCGATGATATCACAGCAGGCGTAGCTGAACCCGATCAAGGATCAGATCCTTCCAACCAGCACGCAAGCAATTCCGGCCTAAATCTTGCCGTTGTATTGCTGGCGGCTGCCCTCGTATGCGTTATAGTGTGCAGCTTTCTTTACGTAATGAaactaaaaaagaaaatatcggGAAGCGACGACGATTATACCGCGGTAGAACAATGCTGCGGTCGAGAGCAGGGAAAAGTTACCACCAAAGTCTACACAGACTCCAGCAATGGTACATCTGTTGTCCGCTTAACAAAAACCGACGCTTCCCCAGTTGCATCCCGACACTCCAGTGCTGCCGCATCACCGAGCAGGAACAGCAATCAACTCCGGACCTCCTTGCTCCTCATTGACAACGAAATGTCATCTCCAGAAGGAACCGATAAGATGCAAAGCTCTCCGAGGAACTCTTCCAATAAACTTAGCCGGTCGTCCAGCGGACGTAGTAGGTTGTCGGCTTGTTCGCAGTAA